From the Lactuca sativa cultivar Salinas chromosome 9, Lsat_Salinas_v11, whole genome shotgun sequence genome, the window aacattaagaagataaattttaaaaattaattaataataactacaactataaataacattaaagtATATATTATATCTTATCTTATTCATTAGTAACCGGAGatagaggtcattcaaaagattcATATAATTcaatatagagtaaattacataaatggtcccttgattttctaacttatttaaataaaaacaaatagtagggacaaAGCGCGTAGCAAAAGCAAATAGTAAGGACctttcaagttaaaaaaataagttaagaaTCAAGCGCGCAAATCAcccaaaaccatagggaccattcgtgtaatttactctttaaaatattatatctcctagtatataaattattatatcaaatttaataatttattatatttaaaaaaacatataaatatttCAGTTAGCTATATATATATGAACCCTTTGTCCGCAACGGGCAACTACTGACATACCATATAACCGGCCTAAGACTCAACCCGCTAATATTTGTGTAAAAGCATTAAAAGATCCAAAGCACCCCTTCATATTATAGGAAAATTACATTCCAACCCCAATATTTTCCGACCCAAAAACCTGAAATCTACAGTTTGGCGTTACTAGGGTTTTGCACGCACTGCAGCGAAAAGAGGAAAGGGATGATTGGGAGGAGGTTTATTTCGTTTTTGAGGCGCAATTCTTCTCCTTCTAGGTATCAATTTGATGAAATTTGTAATGTTATATTGCAATTCATGTAAAATAATTTGAACCCCAAATTGATGAAATTGTGGTGCGATTTGTTAATGTGTGAGTCGCAGCGGCAGCAGCTCGGCGGAAGTCGTGGTGGGTAAGGAAGCAAAACCCAAGACATGGGGCCGAAGAATTGTTTCCGGTGGCTTGATCTGTGTCACCGGCGGTGTTGCTTTAAGCGCCCTTGATGACCTTATCATTTATCATGGTTGTAGCAGGTAATCACTCAAAGTTTGACTCTTCCCAAAAAAGTTATCGCTACCGAAAATAGAAATGTTCTAAATTTGTAATGAGTCGTTATCTAGAAATTCATGAGCGTAGATCAAAAGGAGAGAATGGTAATTCAGTCTCCCAGAGCTGCTTGTGTTGTTTGATGGAAATAAAACCAGGCTGATTTGTATATGAATATGCTAGTATTTTGATCAGGATTTGTTGCTTCTGATCAAACATTCTGATGCTtacatatgtattttttttagcaAAGCCATGGAGAAGGCAAGCAAAAACCAGGCTGTAATAGATGCAATTGGGGAGCCAATTGCAAGAGGTCCTTGGTATAATGCATCACTTGCAGTGACTCACAAAAGGC encodes:
- the LOC111881258 gene encoding uncharacterized protein LOC111881258; its protein translation is MIGRRFISFLRRNSSPSSGSSSAEVVVGKEAKPKTWGRRIVSGGLICVTGGVALSALDDLIIYHGCSSKAMEKASKNQAVIDAIGEPIARGPWYNASLAVTHKRHSVSCTFPVSGPQGSGIFQLRAVRNGEENWLSFFRPRDWEILIMEALLHVPENEEKNRTFRISIADDLSLPPACQTCVTGCTRTQEPDASGKTHPQPTPT